ttatgttgaCTTCTAGAAACTGCCATGGGATAACACAAAATTATGCTATTCCCTCACTGAATGTTTCCTGGCAAGCTACAGTATATCATTGATTACACAACTCTCACTTGATTACTTTTTGGGTAACTTTTTTATGTGCAGAATCTGTCTTTTATCCCAGGTAAATACAGAGCTAAAGTGCAAGGATTATAACACTGCAAGGCACAAACTATTAATAAAATGATTGTCTCTCAGTGTCTAatcgtaaaaaaaaatgtttacaaacacaaacataatCGAGTATAAAATTATTCTTTCATACATAGATAATACAAGTAAAACCTGAACAAGTAAAACCTTGTCTAAACTTTACAATAACCTGTAACATACACCGTACATAATTTTCTGCATTACATACATCAAAAATCACAGCAGGTACATATATATGTACAGGGAAAACAAGCCATTACAAACATAATTTCTATGTCTGGATAATCAtcaccataatgaccattataaCTATGTAATATCATTCCAATAGCATTATTCAATCTAATAAAGATGCAGGACATAAAGGTTTGAATAGAACATGTTTCTTATACTTTCTTTGGCTCAGCCTTTACTGCACACGCTCCTTCAGAAACTAATAACCATtctagaacatttacatttaagtcatttagcaaattacaaattggaaagttcatacatattcatcctggtccccccgtggggaatgaacccacaaccctggcgttgcaagcgccatgctctaccaactgagccacacctaGAAGGAAGAACTTTTTTTTTTGAAGCCATGCAAAATATTGCACAACGGAGCTGCTTTGGTTTGGAATATCTACACAAAGTACAGCAGTAAAAGAGTAAacctaaaatataaatagtatacTTTAAGAAGTCAACGAACGGAAAGAAGATGAAGGCCATTGAAGGCCGAAACGTTAATCTTTTTAACttgcttaaataaaaaatgtttttttaatggtgAGCAAGtattgcatcttttacttttcaAAGAAGTCAATGTACAACAGGTAACACTAGCTGGGGTTGAGGATTGTGATCTGGGCCACAAAAGATGCACATAACAAAAGCATAATGCTGTCGTACCACGGTATTCCTGAATTGTAACTTTAACtgatcctgtctctgtctctgtctctgtgcctcCTTTAAACAGTAAACGAACCATCAACAATAACCCATGTTTGAGTCGGGATTGGTAGCTTGCCAAACTATGAATCTTTGCTCTTCTCCATGACACGTAGACAGTGCATTCAGTGGGATACTCAGAACAGCTAAAGTAACTCTATAGAATGTATAGAATGAATCTCATAGACCACAGGAATATCACAAAACAGGAGGTCCCCTGTACATGACAACAGTATGCATTATCTTCTGTGTCTGGTTGATGATGTTCAAGTTCATAATGCCTAGTGGTGCCCTCCTGCCCCCTCCCTTGTGCTGCTACATGATAGGGGTGTCGTGGAAAATTGTAAAATTATGTTATAATGtttgtattacattataatagttgttacattcgacagaattgagtattgtgtgtgtgttccactgaggatgggcctctatgagatagcactgacagaggagatttaccatgtctttgggtaataaagcctaaagagcattcaagataacatgagctaatggttctgttcaggGAGTATCAGGGAGAGACGGTTCCCTTTTGGAGtgagggggccagacactggtctttacaatgagaactgttgacacagatatctttcatacaaatcttaacctttgtgaactgttcgaATCTGtgattcgtcatgtaagttgagaggggtgtatcttggctataaaagatctttgtacttttctgttggtacttttcaatggttcattagagatagaGCATCATTGAACGTCAaaaaggctattgcaaagcttattattattaaagatggagtttaagtataactctgactggtgtgtagtttgtaactctcctcatttggtaaagcagaaaaatGCCACCACAGGGGGCAGACACTGGGACAACTCCTAATCTCCGTCAGAGCCCACGTCTAGTTGAGGCTTGATGATGATATGCACGGACCTCTCCCCACTCGCCTCCTGATTGGTGTCCCTGTTGACCTCGACCACGCCCTCACACAACTCCACCTCTGCAGATGCTCCAATGGGATGCAGTCGCTCGGTGGTCACCATCTTGCCCCCTGCCTTCGCGGAGAGGTCTCTTTTCAGCTTGTCGTTGCTATCGGACTCAATCATCTCAGCTGCAAAGTACAGAATTATGTGGTTTAATCCATAAATTGTTTTGACACATTgtgaatatttattttaaaagcgAGTGAGATAAAATCGAGTGAGAGGCCTGGTCTTACCTGTCCTGTTAGTGACTACTTTGCGGTAAGTAGCCTCATAGTTATTTTCTGTACTGCTCACGCTTTCCCTGGGCTTCCAAATCATGGGTCGTGTTTTGGGCCGGGGCTTGTTGAGACGAGCCTCCTGGATCCACTCATGTTGCATCGCTTCGTCTGGTGTCATACGCTTGGTTGGATCCCACCTAGATAGCAcaggaatatacactgagtgtgcgTGGAGAAGATGAAGCAagctaataataatacatttctgGGGGGACTATATTTGCCCTGCTACACACAAgtgtgtaatggaaatgtgtttcttgcatatcccaactcctcccgagacacccgcagggagtggggtcactaCCAGAAAtctcattacaacagttttcatGACACTGAAACCACAGAGTAATAATCCTGTGCTGAATTCTAGATGTTTAGTGTGTCAGTGTTGACGTACGTGAGGCAGTGTTGAAGGAAGTCCAGGAACAGAGGATCGTCGGTCTTCAAAACGCTGGCCAGGTCTTTGGAGTTGGGTCGCCTCTTCCGCCCTTTGCtgtttgtgatgtttctggggtTTCCTTTGGAGTCTGCAACAAGTCATCAAACACACTAATTAGAGACTTACCAAACCTCATGGTTTAAACACAACCCAGAGATTCATCTGATTAATTCTGGACCTAATACTTTCTTAAGATGTTTTGTTGTTCCTAATTGtatgcatatttttatttatttaactaggtaactcagttaagaccaaaaaaatcttatttacaatgacggcctaccaaaaggcaaaaggcctcctgcggggcctgggattaaaaataaaatcacgacaaacacacatcacgacaagagagacaccacaacactacataaagagagacctaagacaacaacataacatggcAACAACCCATGACAACAacttggtagcaacacaacatggcagcagcacaacatggtagcagcacaaaacatgatacaaacattattggccacagacaacagtacagacaacagacaacatctATACCTTATATATATTTCCGAAGTAAAGAAACACATTCTTACTGTACAAATCATAGAAGGTTCTTACCGAAAAACATCCTTCTCCTCGATGCTGTCTGCACAAAATCATTGGGAGGCATTCCAAGTACCTAAGAAATAAAAGAACAGAATGTTCTTGAATGGTGATGGATAAATGGATTCCTAAAAACATTTAACATCAGATACTCCAATTGGCTGGTGCTGGGGTCTGAGACTGTATGTCTGCAGGTGGTTGGTTGTGTACCTCCATGATGCACGCGATCTGCTCCACCTCGCTCTCCCCAGGAAATAGGGGGAAGCCGGTGTAGAGCTCAgccatgatgcagcccagactccacaTGTCGATGGCCATGCTGTAGGGGTGTCCCAGGATAACCTCTGGGGAGCGATAGAAACGACTCTGGATGTAGGTGTAGACTACAAGGGCAggcaaggagaaagagagggagtggaaggAGGGAGCGGAGTTCATGTTCAAATTCTGTTATTGTATATGACTGCTGTGGCTTTGGAGATTTTAACATAAGACTTTTAAATCAGGTATTTAATCAGGTGAGACACACCTCTCTGCTGCTCATAACAGCTGGACCCAAAGTCAACCACCTTTATATTTCCTTGTCCTTTCTGAGACAGAAGTATGTTCTCCTTTTGCGAAAAAAGAGAAACAATGTCAATTTGACATTTTCCAAGTTACCAATCAAAGTGCAACCAACTTATTTCCTCTGCAGTGCACTAGTACTGTGCATTAGCATGTCTGACTTCTCAGCTGGGTATTCTTTGTGTTGTTACTGTTCCATGCAGAGCCATTACAATGTATGGGGATTTGTGGAACCTTACCGGTTTGAGGTCACAGTGAATGATCTTCTCCTTATGCAGCATCTGCAGGCACTTGAGCAGGGAGCGGGTGAAACGACGGATCAGGGCAAGACTGAAGCCCTGGAAGTTGTTCTTCTTGATCAGCTCATACAGGTTGACTCTATAAGAAGACAGAAAGACAAGAATTTTGAGAACTGGTCAAATGATAAAATATCTGTCACTATTCCCAGTCTTTCTCTGCGTTCtctttttcccaccactgcatGGAGGGTTTGGCCTCAAATGTAATAGTTTATTAGTCCTCTAGAGGCCAGCACTATACTGCTTTTTGATATCATGGTATAGCTCAGTCAAATCTAGCAGGACCATGCAGTTTAGTAATAAGATATAAAAAAAGGAAGTGGACACCCTTATGTTGCATGCTTAATCAGATTACTTAACAGTCTTGAATGTCTTAACATTAAGAAGAGGGTCTCTCAGAGTTATTCTTTGTATTTCTAGATACTTCTGGGAAGTACACACTTCTCTGTCCGGTGTCACACCTCGAGCAGCCAGAGAAAAGTGATAGAGCCCTAATCAAGACGTTAACTAAGGGACTGGGTGACGGTAATGTTAGACAGGGTGGCAGTCCAAGACGTCTACTAAAGGTCAGCCAGCCTGGAATAGAAGACTATTTTGTCTCAGAGGGAACCTAAGGCTAGTTGAGGCAGATTGTTCTAGGCAGGACGCTCACTTTGCTCAAGTAGTGTAGCattttaagtgactagtgataaatGAGCTGTGCATGTAATAGGGGAGTTGTACCTTGTTGTACCTTGGGAGAGGTGCCTAACCTTGAATATCTTTGATTAACACATTAATTACTCAGGGTTCCATTTATCTTCTACTGGGActattttcattgtgtgtgtgagtgtatgtttgtGCGTGTGATTGCTTTAATCATCATTTCAGGTGTCTTATAACAGTGTTATACATACCACACACTACACTCACCCTAGCAGCTCGAaggtgatgcagagatggttgcggAAGTAGAAGTATTCTTTCATATGGATGACATTGTGGCACATTTCCCTGTCTTTCCTCCTCACAGCATCCAGGATCTTCAGTTCCACTAGGGCCTGGTGGTGAAACCTACAGTCCAATGTAAGAGTTAGTTAGAGTTAGTCATGGCTCCATTCTGGATTTAACCATTCAAAATCAGAAATGGAAAATCTCCTAGCAAATATTTTTCAATTCCAGTTATAatttactttggtgtgaaaaatgATGACAGATGCAAAGAAGGGAGAATCTCCTCTCCCAGGAGAAACAGGATCTTTGAGAGGGTTTAGTTCAAGACAAGGCCCCAGTGGCGAGACCAAGGCAGCCCTACGGCGGTAAGCACCCATTTTGTTTTCTGCATTATTGAAGAGCATTAAGCCCTGATGACATTTGTATCAATCAAAGTCAAAGAGGAGGAGGCGGACTTCCATTGACACACAGAGTGCATTGGATCACCTGAGAGAGGACTGGTAAAGCAATACCGAGGTAACTCCTTTGGAACACTGACCTGACGACCTGTCGGTACTGACCTCACACAAGAAGGTCAGTTTCAGAGTCTTTGAGCACTGGATGCGTATTCAAgagcaaaatgttttgtttgtaccTTTTCTTGTTGCGAATGACCTTGATGGCGACCAGCTCTTGGGTCTTGTGGTCCAGACATTTCAGGACCTGTCCAAATGATCCTTTCCCAATCACCTCCAGCACCTCGAAGCGGAAGCCAATGTGGTCGTGCAGAACCTGGATACGGAACAGAGAACATTCAATTGGAAATGTTTGTATGGTATGATGGACAATACTTTTGAATACAAGAGCCTCACTGCATGTAATGGTAGTTCATGATACAATGACATCCTTCATTATGGTTTTCTATAATGACTACTATAATGACTAGTGTCAAACACTAAttcatttacattgacattttagtcatttagcagatgctcttatccagagcgacttacagttagtgcattcatcttaagatatttttatttatttattttatttaaactttatttaactaggcaagtcaattaagaacaatttcttatttacaatgacggcccaccaaAAGGCTAAatacctcctgcggggacgggagctgggattaaaaataaaaataaatgtaatcaaaatataggacaaaacacacataacgacaagagagacaacacaacactacataaagagagacctaagataacaacatagcatggcagcaacacaacatgacaacaacatggcagcaacacaacatggcagcagcacaaaacagggtacaaacattattgggcacagacaacagcacaaagggcaagaaggtagagacaacaatatatcacgcAGAGCAGCCacagagtgtccatgattgagtctttgagtgattgcgataaaactgtccagtttgagtgtttgttgcagctcgttcaagtcgctagctgcagtgaattGCAAAGTGATAGCTAGGTAGCTAAGATAGCAAGGTGAGACAGTATATCACAGTCGtagcaagtacatttttcctcaataaagtaattatcagcaaagtcagtgcgaGTAGGAAAAGTTAGTTCAAAAGTTAGTTAAAATTAGGTAAAGTTAGTTAGTTAAAAAGTTAAAGTAACGTTAAGAAAAGTAAGTTCAATTTAGGTAAAGTTAGTTAAAAGTTACTTAAAGTTAGGTAAAGTTAGAAAAAAGTTAGTTCATAATAATACTGCTCCTGTATTGTTTCATTTGGTTATTTAGCTGAGCATCTGTCATGACTTAACTAGTTTTGTGTGACCTAGAGGTTACCATGAATGGGGGCATAGGGCCATGAGTCTAAACAATGTTCACAGTCAGTCTCCCTGTAACAGCACATTCATACAGGATGGAATAAGACACTAACTGCCTGTGGATAGTCAGTTAGACTCACATGGCAGTTTGGCTAGCGTGCATGGGACTTCTGTTCTCATGCCGTAACATCATTTCACTGCAGTTTATTGTGAAGTTGAGAGAAAGGTCAGTTTGATGGTCTGACTGGTTATATcacagcaaacaaacaaacaaacaaaccttcTTACACCTTACCCCAAGGAGCCCCAAGAATCATTTCAATTAAAATCATTAATGTAACTGTACCTTGTTGTAGCTGCCGTGCTCGTCGTCGTAGCCTGCATTCTGAGGAATTCCATGAGAGGCCTTGATCTTCTTAGTCTCCAGACCCAGGAACCAGATCTCTGAGTAGTCCATGATCTCCTGCTGCTCAAACTCTGTCAGACGCCCTTGGAAGTGCCTCAGTGCCTCTGTGGGAGACATGGGCAGCCTCTGTCCTTTATAAAGCTTTGCCTCCTCCAGCTTGTTGCTGAGACCCTTGGTGGTGATAGAGTCAGATAGGTGCTCCACTGAGGAGCCAAACCATGTGGAGAACTGGGAGGAGGGCTTTGGTCTCTCATCCTGCCAATCACAAAAGGGATCAAGAGGTCAGTTGATCTGTCCTTTCAACCCTTTGGCTCTGTCACTAAGCGTAACCctgatgaaacttgctctcacTTCCTTTTACATTACTGGGATATTGCATGTCAGCTGAGCGGTTTCACCTGAAGATGTATAAACTACCAAGGACTTACTATCATGTACAATTTACATGTGCATTTACAATTGACAACTGGAGTCAAGTTAACTACTTTTGAATACCAACAGTATAGTGTGACACAGTGTGAAATGTAGCCTCACCTGGTGTGTCTGGTAGTTGTTCTGCACCCCCTTGTTGGCGATGTGGGGCAGGATGCTATCGGACTGCTGGTGGGGGAGTTTGGCATTGCTGACAACAACCTGTATAACCGCAGGCTCCAGCTGGGGCAAGGTCACTACGCCCGAGTTCAATTTcttcaagagagagagaagggttcaaataaataaagttttttttaaatatgcagATGAAAACATTAAAAGTATAATAACATTTTGTATCGTCATAACTAGTCTCACTTGCCAGACCCATGGTGCTCTAACCCCAGTTGTGTCCGAGTTACAGCGACTGTTGGAAGAGACTATGTGATCACATACTCTATGGACAAGGTtggggaaaaggagggagagggggagttgGAGGGAGAAATAAAGGGAGGTAGAGAGTGCTACATCTGTTCTAATTGTGGTGGCTTGGGTAACCAGGACCCCCAGGGTTGAGGATGGAATTACTCAGCAGGGTGAGTGTGAGGCGGGGACAAAAGCCTGGAGACTGGGCCATGACAGTCTGTCAGCGCTAGCTGCTGCTGTGGGGGAACAGAACTGGAGCAGGCCTTTCTCTAGCTGCCATGCTGCTTGCTGTAGGAGCACGTTTACATATGTCACTGGCTGCCTTGCAGGCATAGCTAAATGAATGATGGGGAAAGGAGACCTCTTACCTAGGCTACGACAGGGATCATGAGTTTATTGTAAAATTGTACATGCCAGTAAAATATTGAATGACTTCCTACATGGTAATGGCAATGTATCTGCCGATATAACTAACATGTAAATACATAGGTATTATTATGGacagttattgtaaagtggaaccAGTACTTCTTTATCCCTTTGCTTTGGTAACAGCAAGCACAGAAGCACAAAACACCAGCCCAATCTATACATAGCAGTGATATTTAATCGCACGTGCACAGCCTGCTGCAGTAGCTTCCAACTTAGTTATGACGCATAGAGACACAGGCTAAATATAGTTCCAAGCACCTGCCACAACAAGCAAATGGTAAATACAGTATTATACCAGCACACAACTGGAGTCAGGGCAGGCTGATTAGGTAATCAAAAGAGAACCATCATGTTCTCCCAGAAGCTTAGCTGGTGCGTAAAGTCCGCAAATTCAGTCAAAGAAAGAGGTGGAATGGGTTTGCACTCCCAAAGATGTCACATAAAGCTtactttataattttttactgcATCAAGGATAGTGTACACAGACGTTTCGAGTTTACAGCattcttcagtgtgtaggtacaaTTTCCTTtaattcaaaacagcatttgtaAAGAACAACAGATGACCAGCAGGCTGATTagatatactcttagaaaaaaaggtgctatctagaacctaaaagagttcttcGGGTGTCCCCTTCGAATAACCcgttttggttcaaggtagaacccttttaagttccaTGTAAAATCCTTTCaacagagagttctacatggaacccaaaatagctctacctggaaccaaaaagggttattctattgggacagccgaagaagccttttggaaccctttttctaagagtgtaggctacTACACTGTGTTCTTAAACACATCCTGGTCTATTGACAGTGAGGACTGCTTTAAGTTCATCACTGTAAATGGAAGGCCAAAGTTATCCCCTTGAGTTGTCATTCACCAACAACATTAAACATTTACTCCAATAGCATGAGTTAGCTAGGGTAGTGACGTTTGGTGGAGTGAAGGGGGAGGGCACTGCACAGTCAGAAAGATACAGGATTGAAAGAgagtgggtgtcacgccctggccttagtattctttgttttcttaattattttagttaggtcagggtgtgacatggggaatgtatgtgttttttgtagtgtctagggtggttgtaaggtttagggggtttattagagtagttgggtttatgtttagtatagtagtctagctgtgtctatggttgagtgtaggtatctaggaaagtctatggttgcctgaattgggtctcaattagagacagctggttattgttgtctctgattgggagccatatttaaggcaaccataggctttagctgtttgtggggaattgtctatgttgaacgtaagtagtttgtgtgtgcacttgtgtttgtagcttcacggtcgtttgttgtttttgtatagtttgtataagtgtttcgtttcatgttcatcttcgtcgttataataaaagaagatggcttattttccacatgctgcgttttggtccgtctctcctccacacgatcgtgacagtgggGCTCAAAAGAGATAGGGGCTCAAATGCTCTACAGGTCAGGGGTCACCAGTGAGTAAAGGCTCACCTGTGAATAGGGTTGGTTGGTTCCCAGTTGGGTCTGGAGCCTGTGTGAGTGGGGGAAAGCCTCTCCTCTAGAAGACTGTGGAGGAAAGGAATATGGGAGACTTCacttaacattacatttacacacaGAACTTCTCTACACCTGTATAAGTCAATGTGTGGGTGTTGGATGCAGCATTGCCAAGGGAATCTCTCTCAAATCAGATTCAGTTTTAGTTAAATAGATTCAATATGGCTCATAACAAGTCATTGAGGTCTGAATCTGCATTATGAATTGCATATTTTTAATAACCGAAACTGATGAACTTCAAAGTATCTCTGTGAATGAGGAGAATAAATAGCCTGATTGTTGCTGGTGGGTGTTTCAGGCCCAGCACAGCGGTGGGTCTCACAGATACAGTAGTGAAGTAGGATTACTACCATGCAAGCAAAGATGATGCACACTCTCCAAAATTAGAGTATCTTATGCAATTAGCTACCACAGTAGCAATGGTCTCTTTATCATCTGTTTTTCCACAAGATGCATTCCTTTACTGGAGCATAGGCTTGTTAACCCTCTGATGTTCTATGAAGAGAGTAAGGGTGTGGTAATGATGGTGAGAGTAGAGGGCTGTTTTAGCCTGGCACCAGAGAGATCCTTCACTTCCTTTCACAAAGCCCAATTCAGTCTGATGCTAGGCTTCATGGGGTCATATGATTCACTGAGATTCTATTATCTCTGGTGCCACTGTGGCAGAATAGCCCGTTTTACACATGCCTTAATCAGAGGGGAGTGTGTCAACTAACACAGTGTGTTGAATGAGAGACACCATATGGGTGGACTGAAACATCCAGCCCAGATGAGCACAGGCAAAActcagagagccagagagggttATACAACGGCTGGCTGGTTAGCAGAGCAGATTGAGAATGGACTTGACCTAAATAACACTATTGGATTAAAAGGTCAGAAGAATAAAACAGTGGAAAAATATACTGTTTCTCATGCGTTCACTAAATAAACATCCATATGCTCCATATTCTTTATGAAATGGCCAATTGCCTCTTACTGACCCATATGTGTTCCTTGACGAGAATATGACCGTATTTTGATTCCCATACATACCCAGGGCAATGTATAAAAGGATTTAGCATGGGAAGACTTAGAGTAGTGGAACACCAGTGCCCACCTAGGATTGCCTTCACATCGGCTCGGTTTGGAATCTGAACAAGTCAGCAAGCACTCATTCAAATATGAACACATGCAGGATTCACGTGTAACACAACCAATCCCCTGGGAGGATTGTGAGAGTGAGGGTTGTACTGCGATTTCGGCCACTGTGGTAGGGCACTAAACAGGTACTGTACATCTGCTTACTGTAAGCAGATACAATCCCACAAAACCGCTCATCCATTTGAAATGGGCACTCAGCAgacggggattcaaaccagcgacttttcagttactggccgaAAGCTCTGAagagctaggctacctgccaccaattCTAAGCATGcaatatataggcctactgtagtatTACAATAGTCCAGCATCTGATAACTGAAgtcactttttttctgaggtcacttgtagtgttatgatatgtgTTACCCTGTATTTCTACTTGGGTTGTGGTCACGAGAGGGAGGTGTGCTGGGGGTGTGCTCATCCCCTGAGGGAGGTGTGCTGGGGGTGGGGTCATCCCCTGAGGGAGGTGTGCTGGGGGTGGGGTCATCCCCTGACGTGTTATCAAGGGTCTGGGTGGGTCAGTAGAGCAATGATGCCCGAGCAACAAAGAAGCTGCCACTAGTTGCAGTGCACATCTCACTGGATACTGGAAAGAGCTTTTGGATTGTTGACATCATGCAGGTCCTTGAAAGGGAACACAGCATTACTAATATGTCTTTTCTGAGACTCGCACAACACCAGTTATAGAACAGCATGAGGAAAGTAAAGCTTCAACTCCAATGGTAAGGAATGTATTGCAAATATTGAATTGGCAGCGAATGGAAACAACTGTCTAAGAGTTGATAAGCATCAACAACGGATGAAGTTTTAGTAGCTATACAGAAACGTACACATTTTTTGCTCATGAAAAGTAGAGCATCAATCCCACCCAGAAAAGCTGACTGAGAGTCTCAAACTTGATACAGAGAAAATACACCGACTGATTTATAGATGGCTGCTGATCAATGTGACAATGATATTGCAAATAATAAATGACAGATGTCAACAAGGCTAATGTTATTTGTAAAAAGTGGATGAAAGAGTTGCTGTTTTCCTGTCCTTGGTCATGTGTGATACTGTTTATGATAAAGCTATAGAGC
This portion of the Salvelinus sp. IW2-2015 linkage group LG4q.1:29, ASM291031v2, whole genome shotgun sequence genome encodes:
- the LOC111962624 gene encoding dual specificity tyrosine-phosphorylation-regulated kinase 4-like, with product MFPEINNKSSRGEAFPHSHRLQTQLGTNQPYSQKLNSGVVTLPQLEPAVIQVVVSNAKLPHQQSDSILPHIANKGVQNNYQTHQDERPKPSSQFSTWFGSSVEHLSDSITTKGLSNKLEEAKLYKGQRLPMSPTEALRHFQGRLTEFEQQEIMDYSEIWFLGLETKKIKASHGIPQNAGYDDEHGSYNKVLHDHIGFRFEVLEVIGKGSFGQVLKCLDHKTQELVAIKVIRNKKRFHHQALVELKILDAVRRKDREMCHNVIHMKEYFYFRNHLCITFELLGVNLYELIKKNNFQGFSLALIRRFTRSLLKCLQMLHKEKIIHCDLKPENILLSQKGQGNIKVVDFGSSCYEQQRVYTYIQSRFYRSPEVILGHPYSMAIDMWSLGCIMAELYTGFPLFPGESEVEQIACIMEVLGMPPNDFVQTASRRRMFFDSKGNPRNITNSKGRKRRPNSKDLASVLKTDDPLFLDFLQHCLTWDPTKRMTPDEAMQHEWIQEARLNKPRPKTRPMIWKPRESVSSTENNYEATYRKVVTNRTAEMIESDSNDKLKRDLSAKAGGKMVTTERLHPIGASAEVELCEGVVEVNRDTNQEASGERSVHIIIKPQLDVGSDGD